Proteins encoded together in one Cuculus canorus isolate bCucCan1 chromosome 33, bCucCan1.pri, whole genome shotgun sequence window:
- the CYTH2 gene encoding cytohesin-2 encodes MEDGLYVPPDLTAEERRELASIRRRKQELLGEIQRLREELSEAMSEVEGLEATEGSKTLQRNRKMGMGRKKFNMDPKKGIQFLVENELLRPTAEDIARFLYKGEGLNKTAIGDYLGEREEFNIGVLHAFVDLHEFTDLNLVQALRQFLWSFRLPGEAQKIDRMMEAFAQRYCLCNPGVFQCTDTCYVLSFAVIMLNTSLHNPNVRDKPSAERFVAMNRGINDGGDLPEELLRNLYESIRSEPFKIPEDDGNDLTHTFFNPDREGWLLKLGGRVKTWKRRWFILTDNCLYYFEYTTDKEPRGIIPLENLSIREVEDPRKPHCFELYIPNNKGQLIKACKTEADGRVVEGNHVVYRISAPTRDQKDEWIKSIQAAVSVDPFYEMLAARKKRISVKKKQEQP; translated from the exons ATGGAGGACGGACTCTATG TCCCCCCCGACCTGACGGCCGAGGAGCGCCGGGAGCTGGCGAGCATCCGCCGGCgcaagcaggagctgctgggggagATCCAGCGCCTGCGCGAGGAGCTCAGCGAGGCCATGAGCGAGGTCGAGGGGCTCGAGGCCACCGAGGGCAG CAAAACCCTCCAGCGAAACCGCAAGATGGGGATGGGGCGTAAAAAGTTCAACATGGACCCTAAAAAG GGGATCCAGTTCCTGGTGGAGAACGAGCTGCTGCGCCCCACGGCTGAGGACATCGCCCGGTTCCTGTACAAGGGCGAGGGGCTCAACAAGACGGCCATCGGGGACTACCTGGGCGAGAG GGAGGAGTTCAACATCGGGGTTCTTCACGCCTTCGTGGACCTGCACGAGTTCACTGACCTCAACCTGGTGCAGGCACTGAG GCAGTTCCTCTGGAGTTTCCGCCTCCCGGGGGAAGCGCAGAAGATCGATCGCATGATGGAGGCCTTCGCTCAGCGCTATTGCCTCTGCAACCCCGGCGTCTTCCAGTGCACCG ACACGTGCTACGTGCTCTCCTTCGCCGTCATCATGCTCAACACCAGCCTCCACAACCCCAACGTGCGGGACAAACCCTCGGCCGAGCGCTTCGTCGCCATGAACCGCGGCATCAACGACGGCGGCGACCTCCCCGAGGAGCTGCTGCGG aaccTGTACGAGAGCATCCGCAGCGAACCCTTCAAGATCCCCGAGGACGACGGCAACGACCTCACCCACACGTTCTTCAACCCCGACCGCGAGGGCTGGCTGCTCAAGCTGG gCGGGCGGGTGAAGACGTGGAAGCGGCGTTGGTTCATCCTCACCGACAACTGCCTCTACTACTTCGAATACACCACG GACAAGGAGCCACGAGGAATCATCCCCTTGGAGAACCTGAGCATCCGCGAGGTCGAGGACCCCCGGAAACCA CACTGCTTCGAGCTCTACATCCCCAACAACAAGGGGCAGCTCATCAAGGCGTGCAAGACGGAGGCCGACGGGCGCGTGGTTGAGGGCAACCACGTCGTCTACCGCATCTCAGCCCCGACCCGCGACCAGAAGGACGAGTGGATCAAATCCATCCA GGCGGCCGTGAGCGTCGACCCCTTCTACGAGATGTTGGCGGCTCGCAAGAAACGCATCTCGGTCAAGAAGAAACAGGAGCAACCTTGA